One genomic window of Etheostoma spectabile isolate EspeVRDwgs_2016 chromosome 7, UIUC_Espe_1.0, whole genome shotgun sequence includes the following:
- the tfcp2 gene encoding transcription factor CP2: MAWALKLPLTDEVIESGLVQDFDASLSGIGQELGAGAYSMSDVLALPIFKQEESNLPPDSDNKILPFQYVLCAATSPAVKLHDETLTYLNQGQSYEIRMLDNRKIGELPEITDKMVKSIIRVVFHDRRLQYTEHQQLEGWRWNRPGDRILDLDIPMSVGIIDPRANPTQLNTVEFLWDPSKRTSVFIQVHCISTEFTMRKHGGEKGVPFRVQIDTFKENENEEYTEHLHSASCQVKVFKPKGADRKQKTDREKMEKKAPQEKEKYQPSYKTTILTECCPWPEVTYVSNSPSPGFSTSTHNSFPVAEGNGSPTHQPEPVVQVADNLLPTATPQDAQQWLLRNRFSPFCRLFTNFSGADLLKLTREDVIQICGPADGIRLFNALKGRVVRPRLTIYVCQESQQAREQQPKHENGDAAANTFFVYHAIYLEELTAAELTEKIAQLFNISPRQINQIFKQGPTGIHVLVSDEMIQNFQDEVCFVLDTMKDDSNDGYHIILK; this comes from the exons ATGGCGTGGGCTCTGAAATTACCTCTCACTGATGAAGTGATTGAGTCCGGACTGGTCCAGGACTTTGATGCCAGTCTCTCGGGCATTGGGCAGGAGCTTGGTGCTGGGGCATACAGCATGAG CGATGTGCTTGCCCTCCCCATCTTCAAACAGGAGGAGTCCAACCTGCCTCCAGACAGCGACAACAAGATCCTTCCCTTTCAGTATGTTCTGTGTGCAGCTACCTCGCCGGCCGTTAAACTGCACGATGAAACACTCACCTACCTCAACCAAG GACAGTCCTATGAAATTAGAATGCTTGACAATCGGAAAATTGGGGAACTTCCTGAAATCACTGATAAAATGGTGAAG AGCATCATCCGTGTGGTGTTTCATGACCGACGACTTCAGTACACAGAACACCAGCAGCTGGAGGGCTGGCGCTGGAACAGGCCCGGGGATCGCATTCTCGACCTGG ATATCCCCATGTCCGTCGGCATAATCGACCCCAGGGCTAACCCTACTCAGCTTAACACTGTGGAGTTCCTTTGGGACCCATCAAAAAGAACCTCAGTTTTTATCCAG gtACACTGCATCAGCACAGAATTCACAATGCGCAAGCATGGAGGAGAAAAGGGTGTGCCTTTTCGGGTCCAGATTGACACGTTTAAAGAGAATGAGAATGAAGAGTACACAGAACACCTCCACTCTGCCTCCTGTCAGGTCAAAGTCTTCAAG CCTAAAGgtgcagacagaaaacagaagacTGACAGGGAGAAGATGGAGAAGAAGGCCCCACAGGAAAAGGAAAAGTACCAGCCCTCTTATAAAACCACAATCTTGACGGAG TGCTGTCCCTGGCCTGAGGTCACATATGTGAGCAACTCCCCATCTCCTGGCTtcagcacaagcacacacaacagCTTCCCAGTTGCGGAAGG GAATGGATCGCCAACCCATCAGCCTGAGCCTGTCGTTCAGGTAGCAGAT AATTTGTTACCCACAGCAACACCACAGGATGCACAACAGTGGCTTTTGAGAAACCGCTTCTCGCCCTTCTGTCGTCTCTTCACCAACTTCTCAG GGGCAGACCTGTTGAAGCTGACCAGGGAGGATGTCATTCAGATCTGTGGGCCAGCTGATGGTATAAGACTCTTCAATGCACTGAAAGGACG GGTGGTTCGCCCGAGGCTGACCATTTACGTTTGCCAGGAGTCTCAGCAGGCCCGGGAGCAGCAACCCAAGCATGAAAACGGAGATGCTGCCGCCAACACTTTCTTTG TATATCACGCCATTTACCTGGAGGAGCTCACAGCTGCTGAGCTGACAGAGAAGATCGCTCAGCTCTTCAACATCTCACCCAGGCAGATAAATCAGATCTTCAAACAGGGACCCACTGGCATCCATGTGCTGGTCAGCGACGAG ATGATTCAGAACTTTCAAGAtgaagtttgttttgttttggacacAATGAAAG atGACTCTAATGATGGCTACCACATCATCTTGAAGTGA
- the LOC116692270 gene encoding LOW QUALITY PROTEIN: POU domain, class 6, transcription factor 1 (The sequence of the model RefSeq protein was modified relative to this genomic sequence to represent the inferred CDS: inserted 4 bases in 3 codons; substituted 1 base at 1 genomic stop codon): MNSKDPPAKDAPLTVNEQVIVMSGHETIRVLEVEVDATLPPSVPDVKSEARAEEGVARPAEQPEAGSTQDVPQSTGVVVLGEQHVVSVEAPAPAVQTLTPAVPVSLSLSQPQAAMPITVQGCPQVLTQESLATLMTGMMAQTGSLGQPLLIPLSMAGSIGGQGGLAVLTLPTTNVATIPGFTTANAAGNLLKLPFAGLQAATVLNSVQPQLQTNAQTMFQPQTASMQQVQVTSQPTQVTNAQVTAAQVAAAQATAAATTXSQSNISLAALQTAGLSINPAIINASSLGAQPQFLSSLTSTPIITSAMSNMAGITSQIITNAQGQVVGEPPPFFTPVFSGXGTTTPPLQGFRGLRGLQGLRGLRLPGLRGLXGPQESRGPLVQAVTPQLFFNAQANLATLXNGSHWATSAAGVLPNPCFSNLTKVPPQTSVTTVSQSPIVIAPQPSVLKTATTLSSTVPITCGDIAKVGQLVSKPQQVVSSEEGINLEEIREFAKNFKIRRLSLGLTQTQVGQALTATEGPAYSQSAICRFEKLDITPKSAQKLKPVLEKWLAEAEHWNQKGQQNLMEFVGGEPSKKRKRRTSFTPQAIEVLNSYFEKNALPTGQEITEIARELNYDREVVRVWFCNRRQTLKNTSKINVFQVP, encoded by the exons ATGAACTCCAAGGACCCCCCTGCCAAAGATGCCCCACTCACTGTCAATGAGCAG GTCATTGTGATGTCTGGCCATGAGACGATTCGTGTGCTAGAGGTAGAAGTCGATGCGACCCTGCCACCATCCGTACCTGATGTGAAGAGTGAAGCCAGAGCTGAGGAGGGAGTGGCTCGGCCTGCAGAGCAACCTGAGGCTGGCAGCACGCAGGACGTGCCCCAGAGCACCGGGGTAGTAG TGCTGGGCGAGCAGCATGTGGTGTCTGTAGAGGCTCCTGCCCCTGCTGTCCAAACGCTGACTCCCGCTGTTCCCGTCAGTCTGTCCCTGTCGCAGCCGCAGGCCGCCATGCCCATCACCGTACAAGGCTGTCCACAG GTGCTGACCCAGGAAAGTTTGGCCACTCTGATGACTGGAATGATGGCCCAGACTGGATCCCTGGGGCAGCCCCTGCTCATTCCCCTCAGTATGGCAGGCTCCATTGGTGGCCAGGGTGGTCTGGCTGTTCTCACCTTGCCTACCACCAATGTAGCTACCATCCCCGGGTTCACGACAGCTAACGCGGCCGGAAATCTCCTCAAACTGCCCTTTGCTGGCCTCCAAG CTGCGACAGTCCTGAACTCTGTTCAGCCCCAACTGCAGACAAATGCCCAGACAATGTTCCAGCCGCAAACAGCTTCCATGCAGCAGGTGCAGGTGACGTCTCAGCCAACACAGGTGACCAATGCACAGGTCACCGCTGCTCAGGTGGCGGCAGCCCAGGCCACCGCGGCCGCCACTA TCTCTCAGTCCAACATATCCTTAGCAGCACTCCAGACTGCAGGACTCTCCATCAATCCTGCCATT aTCAATGCTTCTTCTTTGGGAGCTCAGCCCCAGTTCCTCAGTTCCCTCACCTCCACTCCCATCATCACCAGTGCCATGTCCAACATGGCTGGCATCACCAGCCAGATCATCACAAATGCCCAGGGACAGGTGG TTGGGGaacccccccctttttttacaCCCGTTTTCTCGGGCTGAGGCACGACAACACCCCCCCTCCAGGGTTTCCGGGGGCTCCGGGGGCTCCAGGGTCTTCGGGGCCTCCGGCTCCCAGGTCTTCGGGGGCT CGGGCCCCAGGAGTCCAGGGGCCCCCTGGTCCAGGCTGTCACCCCCCAGCTTTTTTTCAACGCCCAGGCCAATCTTGCCACAC GGAATGGGTCTCATTGGGCAACCTCTGCTGCTGGGGTTCTGCCAAACCCCTGCTTTTCCAACCTTACCAAA gttcCCCCGCAGACTTCGGTAACAactgtcagtcagtcaccaATTGTCATCGCCCCGCAGCCGTCTGTACTGAAGACTGCCACCACGCTCTCCTCCACAGTACCCATCACCTGTGGAGACATTGCAAAAGTGGGCCAGCTTGTCAGCA AACCCCAGCAGGTAGTCAGCAGCGAGGAAGGCATTAATCTGGAAGAGATTCGAGAGTTTGCCAAGAATTTCAAGATCCGCCGGCTGTCCTTGGGGCTTACTCAGACACAAGTAGGGCAGGCACTGACTGCAACTGAGGGTCCGGCCTACAGCCAGTCTGCCATTTGCAG GTTTGAAAAGCTGGATATCACGCCTAAGAGTGCTCAGAAGCTAAAGCCGGTGCTGGAGAAGTGGCTGGCCGAGGCCGAGCACTGGAACCAGAAAGGCCAGCAGAATCTGATGGAGTTTGTTGGCGGTGAGCCATCCAAAAAACGCAAGCGGCGTACTAGTTTCACGCCGCAGGCGATAGAAGTTCTTAACTCCTACTTTGAGAAGAATGCCTTGCCAACAGGCCAAGAGATTACAGAAATTGCGAGAGAGCTGAACTATGACCGAGAGGTGGTGCGAGTATGGTTCTGCAACCGGCGACAGACGCTGAAAAACACGAGCAAAATCAACGTCTTCCAGGTTCCGTAG